The proteins below are encoded in one region of Ephemeroptericola cinctiostellae:
- a CDS encoding hexokinase family protein: MELNDAITALTLSAEQLQHIRDALADKISEGLAKEGQQIKALPAFLRRPNGQASGDAVVLDAGGTNVRAAHISMQGKEVAFITEPQADRTLMHDAQTPGQVSPHAFFERQAALIQKICPAPEFNLGYCFSYPSTNTPDGDAALVNWTKGINVADMIGVPLRAQLTDALKAQGQIAHHTPILNDTVTTLAAAAWMEPDCDTYIGLIAGTGMNAAGFYRTEQITKLSTDDAKGWQADELMAVNLEIGNFHPPFLSSFDDELDAAGLDDHPGKQRLEKALGGKYTAELYGRIVGREACLALPDAWAFDPEAGSRTHAGHVTQLRRYHGIMADVATALIDRSADLTAAALAGVLKSQDLKAGQQHTVGILAEGTLFWQTEGYRERVESTLNALTPNHVTVRILQNTSDVDANFIGAACAALI, translated from the coding sequence ATGGAACTGAATGACGCAATCACTGCGCTGACACTATCAGCAGAACAACTTCAACACATCCGCGACGCACTGGCGGATAAAATTTCTGAAGGTTTGGCCAAAGAGGGTCAACAAATCAAAGCACTGCCTGCTTTTTTACGCCGTCCAAACGGCCAAGCCAGTGGTGATGCCGTGGTTTTGGATGCTGGTGGCACCAATGTGCGTGCAGCTCACATATCGATGCAGGGCAAGGAAGTGGCTTTCATCACTGAACCACAAGCCGATCGCACGTTGATGCATGACGCACAAACACCAGGACAAGTGTCGCCCCATGCTTTTTTTGAACGCCAAGCGGCATTGATTCAAAAAATTTGCCCCGCGCCCGAGTTCAACCTTGGCTATTGTTTTTCTTACCCATCAACCAACACACCCGACGGCGATGCCGCTTTAGTGAACTGGACCAAAGGCATCAATGTGGCCGACATGATTGGTGTGCCTTTACGCGCCCAATTGACTGATGCACTCAAAGCCCAAGGTCAAATCGCGCACCACACCCCCATTTTAAACGACACCGTGACGACACTGGCCGCTGCGGCATGGATGGAGCCAGACTGCGACACTTACATTGGTCTGATTGCAGGCACAGGCATGAATGCAGCCGGTTTTTACCGCACCGAACAAATCACAAAGCTCTCCACAGATGACGCCAAAGGTTGGCAAGCCGACGAGCTCATGGCGGTCAACCTTGAAATCGGTAATTTTCACCCGCCCTTTTTATCATCCTTTGATGATGAGCTGGATGCTGCAGGCCTGGATGACCATCCGGGCAAACAACGTTTGGAAAAAGCATTGGGTGGCAAATACACGGCTGAATTATATGGTCGTATTGTCGGTCGTGAAGCGTGCTTGGCTTTACCTGATGCGTGGGCGTTTGATCCAGAAGCAGGCTCACGTACACACGCAGGCCACGTCACCCAATTGCGCCGTTATCATGGCATCATGGCCGATGTCGCCACGGCACTGATTGACCGCTCCGCCGATTTAACGGCCGCAGCACTGGCGGGTGTACTCAAAAGCCAAGATTTAAAAGCTGGCCAACAACACACCGTCGGCATCTTGGCTGAAGGCACTTTATTTTGGCAAACCGAAGGTTATCGTGAGCGCGTGGAATCCACACTCAATGCGTTGACCCCAAACCATGTGACTGTGCGTATTTTACAAAACACGTCAGATGTCGATGCAAACTTTATCGGTGCGGCTTGTGCGGCCTTGATTTAA
- a CDS encoding class 1 fructose-bisphosphatase, with the protein MKRKSLSRYLIEQQREHNNLPSDLRLLIEIVARACKHISHAVSKGELGDVLGNAGTDNVQGEAQKKLDVLTNEIFLEANEWGGNLAGMASEEMEHIYEIPNRYPKGEYLLVYDPLDGSSNIDINVTVGTIFSVLKKSDSPDAVCEKDFLQQGKNQVAAGYAIYGPQTQLVLTTGRGTHCFTLDSELGSWVLTQEHMQVPTTTNEYAVNTSNTRHWFPPMTRYMSELLAGETGPLGKNYNMRWVAAMVAEVHRILNRGGIFMYPSDSRTPGRPGRLRLMYEANPMAMIIEQAGGVATNGEIAIMDIQPTSLHERVAVFLGSKEEVERITAYHHDQVSN; encoded by the coding sequence ATGAAACGTAAATCTTTATCCCGCTACCTTATTGAGCAGCAACGCGAGCACAACAATTTACCATCCGATCTGCGCCTGTTGATCGAAATCGTTGCTCGCGCCTGTAAACACATCAGCCATGCCGTTTCAAAAGGCGAGTTGGGTGATGTTTTGGGTAATGCTGGCACAGACAACGTGCAAGGCGAAGCGCAAAAAAAATTGGACGTATTGACCAATGAAATTTTCTTAGAAGCCAACGAATGGGGCGGCAACCTTGCTGGCATGGCCTCTGAGGAAATGGAGCACATTTATGAAATTCCAAACCGCTATCCCAAAGGCGAGTATTTATTGGTTTATGATCCACTGGATGGCTCATCCAACATCGACATCAATGTCACAGTCGGTACGATTTTCTCTGTATTGAAAAAATCGGATTCACCCGATGCCGTGTGTGAAAAAGATTTTTTGCAACAAGGTAAAAACCAAGTCGCTGCAGGCTATGCCATTTACGGTCCACAAACACAACTCGTTTTGACCACAGGTCGTGGCACACATTGCTTCACACTGGATTCAGAGCTCGGCTCATGGGTGCTGACTCAAGAGCACATGCAAGTCCCGACAACAACCAATGAATACGCGGTCAACACCTCAAATACGCGCCATTGGTTTCCACCCATGACGCGCTACATGAGCGAACTGCTTGCGGGTGAAACGGGCCCTTTGGGTAAAAATTACAACATGCGCTGGGTGGCTGCAATGGTCGCGGAAGTGCACCGCATCCTCAATCGCGGCGGCATTTTCATGTACCCGTCCGATTCACGCACCCCGGGTCGTCCAGGCCGTTTGCGCTTGATGTACGAAGCCAACCCAATGGCGATGATCATCGAACAAGCGGGCGGCGTGGCCACCAATGGTGAAATCGCCATCATGGACATCCAACCCACCAGCCTGCACGAACGTGTGGCGGTGTTCTTGGGCTCGAAAGAAGAAGTTGAGCGCATCACGGCTTATCATCACGACCAAGTATCCAACTAA
- a CDS encoding glycosyltransferase, translated as MIRFITSTRIHTLEEFMATTLLGQSFQRLARFSAMEIKVGLDAKDGLATVFNPEIEQASPEDILVFIHDDVWIDDWLIEFRLKEALASFDVIGIAGNPFRAPKQRGWYGTMDALGEEFKALGEPRYAIGRINDTPTCSSNISPIEVKLLDGVFIAVKASTFHASGIRFDPQFLYHHYDLDLSRQCEQAGLKMGIWPIALTHAQTIGDLGSAWFDSGTAYLKKWSD; from the coding sequence ATGATTCGATTTATTACTTCAACGCGCATCCACACCCTCGAAGAATTCATGGCCACAACCCTACTCGGTCAATCTTTTCAAAGGTTGGCTCGGTTTTCAGCGATGGAAATTAAAGTTGGATTGGATGCCAAAGATGGCTTGGCCACAGTATTTAACCCAGAAATTGAACAGGCCTCCCCCGAAGACATTTTGGTTTTCATCCACGATGACGTGTGGATTGATGACTGGCTGATTGAATTTCGCCTGAAAGAAGCACTGGCCTCTTTTGATGTGATTGGCATCGCTGGCAACCCTTTTCGCGCACCCAAGCAGCGGGGTTGGTATGGCACAATGGATGCACTGGGTGAGGAATTTAAAGCACTCGGAGAACCGCGTTACGCCATCGGTCGTATCAATGACACCCCCACGTGCAGCAGCAACATTTCACCGATTGAGGTCAAACTGCTCGATGGTGTGTTCATCGCGGTGAAAGCCTCAACGTTTCATGCATCTGGCATACGTTTTGACCCCCAATTTCTCTATCACCATTATGATTTAGACCTGAGTCGACAATGCGAACAAGCAGGTTTAAAAATGGGCATTTGGCCCATCGCTCTGACCCACGCCCAAACCATTGGTGATTTGGGTTCGGCATGGTTTGATTCAGGCACCGCTTATTTAAAAAAATGGTCAGACTAA